The following are from one region of the Nitrospiraceae bacterium genome:
- a CDS encoding adenosylcobinamide amidohydrolase → MTKNTLVIDLHRSVKVLSSAPKGGGLRSARYILNHQVKARAGSDSGRATAAKGRHPECGDPARYLRRQATIVGVDDNCVALMTAVPMNQLVVHHEESHGVWVECFATVGITNAVRAGEWPVVESDPKRGTDLGTINLILVTNAALSTAAMVGAVQVATESKAGILRDHAIPSWTGVPGATGTGTDAVVVACELRGKGARVSYSGTHTSIGAMIGRVVAACVTQGLARADHWFARAARHARSASTEKSGDTRSQTNDNIDFQDWL, encoded by the coding sequence GTGACGAAGAACACACTCGTCATTGATCTTCACCGTTCCGTAAAAGTACTCTCATCTGCTCCGAAAGGCGGAGGACTTCGATCTGCCCGCTACATTTTGAATCATCAGGTTAAGGCACGTGCTGGTTCGGACTCTGGGAGAGCCACAGCCGCGAAAGGACGGCACCCCGAATGTGGTGATCCTGCGCGGTATCTTCGCCGACAGGCGACTATCGTGGGGGTCGACGATAATTGTGTTGCTCTCATGACCGCCGTACCCATGAACCAACTCGTGGTTCATCATGAGGAATCTCACGGGGTCTGGGTCGAGTGTTTCGCAACGGTCGGAATTACGAATGCGGTTCGCGCCGGAGAGTGGCCAGTCGTTGAATCTGATCCAAAGAGGGGGACTGATCTCGGGACGATTAATCTCATTCTCGTAACGAACGCTGCCCTTTCCACCGCGGCCATGGTTGGAGCGGTGCAGGTGGCGACGGAAAGCAAGGCCGGAATTTTACGCGACCATGCCATTCCGAGTTGGACAGGTGTGCCCGGGGCAACGGGAACTGGGACAGACGCGGTAGTCGTTGCCTGTGAGCTTCGAGGAAAGGGAGCCCGAGTGTCCTACAGCGGAACACATACCAGTATCGGCGCTATGATTGGTCGGGTTGTGGCCGCGTGCGTGACGCAAGGTTTAGCTCGTGCAGACCACTGGTTTGCACGAGCTGCTAGACACGCACGGTCCGCTTCAACAGAGAAATCGGGCGACACGCGCTCACAAACCAACGACAATATCGATTTCCAAGACTGGCTCTAA
- a CDS encoding chemotaxis protein CheW, with protein sequence MSLRGHHRTESTHEQGISFLVVRLGKTRLALPADGVRGVLTPAEAGVGDSIKAVGITYQHLDLVGFLMISADFDTADTRVVLYSNGRSHAAVRVEQVFGLTEVEPVQCIPLPAHFRADERTWFSGMILHGEGLALIVNPTWLLGEVAEVVSMTPGGMLR encoded by the coding sequence ATGAGCCTGCGAGGCCACCACAGGACTGAGTCGACCCACGAGCAGGGAATCAGTTTCTTAGTCGTCCGGCTCGGAAAAACTCGCCTGGCGTTGCCGGCTGATGGCGTGCGAGGTGTGTTGACGCCTGCTGAGGCAGGAGTCGGCGACTCTATCAAAGCGGTCGGGATTACCTATCAACATCTCGACCTCGTCGGTTTTCTCATGATCTCGGCTGATTTCGATACGGCCGATACACGCGTTGTTCTGTATTCAAACGGGCGATCACACGCAGCAGTGAGAGTCGAACAGGTCTTTGGTCTGACAGAAGTCGAACCGGTCCAATGTATTCCCCTGCCAGCCCATTTTCGAGCCGACGAGCGAACATGGTTTTCAGGAATGATTCTTCATGGGGAAGGGCTCGCGCTTATCGTAAACCCGACGTGGCTCCTCGGAGAAGTCGCCGAGGTCGTGTCTATGACGCCGGGCGGCATGTTGCGATAG
- the cobD gene encoding threonine-phosphate decarboxylase CobD — translation MKANGHGGDVYAASRELHRGLNRLIDFSASINPLGPSPAAWRAITKSPHLLQHYPDPTCWALRNVLASRWRRPPDHIVVGNGSSELIYALPQALDLHHLLVIGPTFSEYANAMTRCGGRVTMILAERQQNYSPPLAEALRLLKGVGSNSPRRERIDGVILCNPNSPTGQGCEADAVMRVVSAAERHRLWMIVDETFAEFYESGSILLRAAASRRVIVLRSLTKFYGLPGLRVGYAVTHDHVSRQLRQQLPPWSVNAVAQIAAVAALQDDGHARNTLSFVTKERSRFTRLLAELPGCVVYPSVANFIFMELPVGCHAKKVAAMLRKDGLLIRDCSRISGLHPRSIRVAVTSMQQNDRLVKALSRVLMHQ, via the coding sequence ATGAAGGCGAACGGTCATGGGGGAGATGTGTATGCGGCATCGCGTGAGCTGCATCGTGGTCTTAACCGTCTGATCGATTTTAGCGCCAGCATCAATCCGCTCGGGCCATCGCCCGCTGCATGGCGCGCAATCACCAAGTCTCCGCACCTGCTTCAACACTATCCTGATCCCACATGTTGGGCACTTCGCAATGTTCTTGCGTCTCGATGGCGACGACCTCCGGATCACATCGTTGTCGGCAATGGCTCGAGCGAGTTGATCTATGCGCTCCCGCAGGCGCTCGATCTTCATCATCTCCTCGTCATTGGTCCGACCTTTTCCGAGTATGCCAACGCCATGACACGCTGTGGTGGACGAGTTACGATGATCCTAGCCGAACGGCAACAGAACTATTCTCCGCCTTTGGCTGAGGCGCTACGGCTGCTGAAGGGCGTTGGTAGCAATAGCCCAAGACGTGAAAGAATCGATGGGGTCATCCTCTGCAATCCCAACAGTCCGACCGGGCAAGGCTGTGAAGCCGATGCTGTTATGCGAGTGGTTAGTGCCGCCGAGCGGCATCGACTATGGATGATCGTGGACGAAACCTTTGCCGAGTTTTATGAGAGTGGATCGATCCTCTTACGTGCGGCTGCGTCGAGACGCGTGATCGTCTTACGGAGTTTGACGAAGTTCTATGGACTGCCTGGGCTGCGAGTGGGGTACGCGGTAACACACGATCATGTCTCTCGTCAACTACGCCAGCAACTCCCACCATGGTCCGTCAATGCGGTCGCGCAAATTGCGGCTGTGGCGGCATTACAGGACGACGGCCATGCTCGAAATACCCTGTCGTTTGTGACAAAGGAACGGTCGCGATTCACGAGGTTACTCGCAGAATTGCCAGGGTGCGTGGTGTACCCTTCGGTCGCAAATTTCATTTTTATGGAACTACCCGTCGGATGTCATGCAAAGAAAGTCGCCGCTATGCTCCGAAAAGATGGTCTCTTGATTCGTGATTGTTCTCGCATATCGGGTCTCCATCCTCGTTCCATCCGAGTAGCCGTGACATCAATGCAGCAGAACGATCGCTTGGTGAAGGCACTCTCACGAGTGCTTATGCATCAGTAA
- a CDS encoding chemotaxis protein CheW: protein MLRASKQQEKSVDIKRSWNLLIFSIGGERLAVRTDDIGGIAHWTDSIAVPSRTPFVQAMLRREKELMPVYDLAARLNRTLVGDPLLCLVAKHLDGLMAICIDGDMPSLHTIDAGALQFSTRADIETIGSFNDGDGEIPVVALQTLGGSSASHNGHATGL, encoded by the coding sequence ATGCTGAGAGCTTCGAAGCAACAAGAAAAGTCCGTCGATATCAAACGATCGTGGAATCTTCTCATTTTTTCGATCGGGGGGGAACGATTAGCTGTTCGCACAGATGATATTGGCGGGATCGCCCACTGGACAGACAGTATTGCAGTGCCGAGTCGGACGCCATTTGTGCAGGCTATGCTCCGACGCGAGAAGGAGTTGATGCCGGTCTATGATCTGGCCGCGCGGTTGAATCGTACGTTGGTCGGAGATCCGTTGTTGTGCCTTGTCGCGAAGCATCTCGACGGGTTAATGGCAATCTGCATTGACGGCGACATGCCATCGCTTCACACCATCGATGCTGGTGCGCTGCAGTTCAGCACCAGGGCGGATATTGAAACGATTGGGAGTTTTAACGACGGCGACGGGGAGATTCCGGTTGTCGCACTGCAGACGCTCGGGGGATCGAGCGCGAGCCATAATGGACACGCGACCGGGTTGTAA
- a CDS encoding Hpt domain-containing protein — protein MSSELDRQALIDIFVTEASEAMAALTSALNPSDGSIPQPQQLQEQYMWAHKIRGASALYGFNGLAVLGALLESTLEQASSIDEGIWPKVVGALRGMVETFQAQLTAIRNGGNEDTAACEHWRTETDGFLPQSSEVASSAPSFGRLSQDYLVPTIDPDVLSYFSPEADEYLHAMESFLQRLQENANDPDNIQTLVRTAHTLKGSAKTIGFHAIGDIAHPIEDCMVAVREGRLAVTSDLVGAIHQAVAVIRLLMKRDPARVAQLEQDVPHVTQTLERLRDGKPVDATHSVALEMAPVTQVATAVMDPASVPEQSAEQSDADIVRLTDAYLLPHLDPEVLSYFSPEAQEYLESLEAQLLRLEKEPQNPELVNQLFRTAHTLKGSAYTVGFQSIGDLTHYVEDFMGSVRDGRVKILPGHADVLLRAVDVVRLLLRRDPMLLGTVRQRFSASMAELKRLENPTAMEIAPMAPVSQSGMASADAENTNQQDADASKTNEARAADAKTGEEREVIRVSRDRLERLLNLVGELVIGRGRLEQRLYVLEQLSQQVLGCKNRLVDSVRSFEDKHTFTFQAAPSGPNNAPTTAAFTGLSDFGTLELDKYDDFNILARRISEVTADITESMTQLSGSIRRSHEDMSQLQQLTLSMRDEIARARMVPVGTPFTRFRRATREMARATGKEVSLVTSGEHTEVDTGVVERLVDPLIHLVRNAVSHGIEPAAVRIAKGKPAAGTIYLHAAHRGSSVLIEVEDDGAGLDIGKIRAKAIERGLVRADVAKTLPEAEVIKFIFMPGFSTADQIGDQAGRGVGMDVVKRVIESMNGHIDVESIRGVGTKFTLHLPLTLLIATALMVREGGDRYAIPLPSVREVTMATTGSLQRMVDRTVLHLGDEAIEVHPLQELLHGSGGIIENGKPIVIVRTGIGPFGLAVDELLGRQEIVIKPIGSLKTLKRSYFSGATIDPEGRVILVLDPARVVIREAQPVEGLPESSETALIPDSSVPQDGAQSEQSGDQPILLIDDSLSIRKFVGRMLESAGYRVDTAVDGEEGLRKASTHSYRLILTDLEMPKLNGYEVIQALRSRPQTQKTPIIVMTTRAGDKHRQMAISIGASSYIAKPVEERALIQEIERWIGRESAVRSV, from the coding sequence ATGAGCTCTGAGCTGGACCGACAGGCCCTCATCGACATCTTTGTCACCGAAGCCTCGGAAGCGATGGCAGCCCTCACGTCCGCGCTGAATCCAAGCGACGGATCGATCCCACAACCCCAGCAACTTCAAGAACAGTACATGTGGGCCCACAAAATTCGTGGGGCGTCCGCTTTATATGGATTCAACGGACTTGCCGTATTGGGCGCCCTCCTTGAGAGCACCCTCGAACAGGCATCCTCCATTGATGAAGGGATATGGCCGAAAGTCGTGGGAGCTTTGCGAGGGATGGTGGAAACGTTTCAAGCTCAGTTAACGGCGATTAGGAATGGGGGAAACGAAGACACAGCTGCCTGCGAACATTGGCGAACCGAGACTGACGGATTCCTCCCACAATCCTCCGAGGTAGCGTCGTCGGCACCGTCGTTTGGGCGATTGTCACAAGATTACCTGGTTCCTACCATCGACCCGGACGTCCTTTCATATTTCTCTCCAGAGGCCGACGAATATCTACACGCCATGGAATCGTTCCTTCAAAGACTCCAGGAGAATGCCAACGACCCTGACAATATTCAGACCCTCGTCCGAACCGCTCATACGCTCAAAGGCTCAGCAAAAACCATCGGGTTCCACGCGATCGGCGATATTGCTCATCCGATCGAAGACTGCATGGTCGCCGTACGTGAAGGACGTCTTGCCGTAACGTCGGATCTCGTAGGCGCGATTCATCAAGCGGTGGCGGTTATCCGCCTCCTGATGAAGCGAGATCCGGCGAGAGTCGCGCAGCTTGAGCAAGATGTGCCGCATGTCACCCAGACCTTGGAACGGCTGCGTGATGGCAAGCCTGTCGACGCGACCCACTCGGTCGCCTTGGAGATGGCACCAGTAACTCAAGTGGCGACGGCCGTGATGGATCCTGCTTCCGTGCCTGAGCAGAGTGCTGAGCAAAGCGACGCGGATATCGTACGGCTGACCGACGCCTATTTGCTGCCTCACCTGGATCCCGAAGTGCTGTCCTACTTTTCACCGGAGGCTCAAGAATATCTGGAATCTTTAGAGGCGCAGCTGCTCCGCCTTGAGAAAGAGCCTCAGAACCCTGAACTGGTTAACCAGCTGTTCCGAACCGCGCACACCCTCAAGGGGTCTGCCTATACAGTCGGTTTCCAATCAATTGGCGATCTAACGCACTATGTCGAAGACTTTATGGGATCGGTGCGCGATGGGCGAGTGAAAATTCTTCCTGGTCATGCTGATGTGCTGCTACGAGCGGTCGACGTGGTTCGATTGCTGTTGCGGCGCGATCCCATGCTGCTCGGTACCGTTCGACAACGTTTCAGCGCCTCCATGGCTGAATTGAAGCGTCTCGAGAATCCCACGGCAATGGAAATTGCGCCCATGGCGCCGGTGTCACAGTCGGGCATGGCCTCTGCCGATGCGGAGAACACCAACCAACAAGATGCCGATGCGTCCAAAACGAATGAGGCCAGAGCAGCTGATGCGAAAACTGGAGAAGAGCGTGAGGTAATTCGCGTCAGCCGTGACCGGTTGGAGCGATTACTCAACCTGGTTGGTGAGCTGGTCATCGGTCGAGGCCGGCTCGAACAGCGGCTCTATGTCCTGGAACAACTGTCGCAGCAAGTGTTGGGTTGTAAAAATCGACTGGTGGATTCGGTTCGTTCTTTTGAGGACAAACACACTTTTACCTTCCAAGCGGCTCCCTCCGGACCCAACAATGCTCCGACAACGGCGGCCTTCACCGGTCTGAGCGATTTCGGCACTCTCGAGCTCGACAAATACGATGACTTTAATATCCTGGCCCGTCGTATCAGCGAAGTGACGGCAGACATCACCGAATCGATGACTCAGTTGAGCGGGTCGATCCGGCGCTCTCACGAAGATATGAGCCAATTGCAGCAACTCACGCTGAGTATGCGGGATGAAATTGCTCGTGCCCGCATGGTGCCGGTTGGAACCCCCTTTACACGATTTCGTCGTGCGACCAGAGAAATGGCCAGGGCAACCGGCAAGGAAGTCTCCTTGGTGACCTCCGGTGAGCACACCGAAGTCGATACCGGCGTCGTTGAACGGTTGGTCGATCCTTTGATTCATTTAGTCCGGAATGCCGTCTCTCATGGGATCGAACCAGCGGCGGTTCGAATAGCAAAAGGAAAACCAGCGGCTGGGACAATCTATTTGCACGCCGCTCATCGCGGAAGCTCCGTGCTCATTGAAGTAGAAGATGATGGTGCCGGTCTTGATATCGGAAAGATTCGTGCCAAAGCAATCGAACGAGGACTCGTCCGTGCCGATGTCGCCAAGACTTTGCCTGAAGCGGAGGTCATTAAGTTTATCTTCATGCCGGGCTTCTCGACGGCCGACCAAATCGGCGATCAGGCTGGACGAGGCGTCGGCATGGACGTGGTGAAACGTGTCATTGAAAGCATGAATGGGCATATCGACGTTGAATCGATTCGCGGCGTCGGGACGAAATTCACGCTGCATCTTCCACTCACCCTCTTGATCGCTACCGCGCTGATGGTCCGCGAGGGCGGTGACCGATATGCGATTCCGCTCCCGAGCGTTCGCGAGGTCACCATGGCGACGACCGGATCATTGCAACGGATGGTGGACCGAACAGTCCTGCATCTCGGCGATGAAGCCATTGAGGTGCATCCTCTGCAGGAGTTGCTGCATGGAAGCGGCGGGATTATTGAGAATGGGAAGCCGATCGTGATCGTGCGAACGGGGATCGGTCCATTTGGACTGGCTGTGGACGAATTGCTCGGGCGACAGGAAATTGTCATCAAGCCGATCGGATCATTGAAAACATTAAAGCGGTCCTATTTCAGCGGTGCAACCATCGACCCGGAAGGCCGTGTGATTCTTGTGTTGGATCCCGCGCGTGTCGTCATACGCGAAGCCCAGCCGGTAGAGGGCTTGCCTGAATCATCCGAGACGGCGCTCATTCCGGATTCGTCAGTTCCTCAAGATGGCGCACAGTCTGAACAGAGCGGGGATCAGCCGATTCTCCTGATCGATGATTCATTGAGCATTAGAAAATTTGTCGGTCGGATGCTGGAATCAGCCGGATATCGAGTCGATACAGCGGTTGACGGGGAAGAAGGGCTGCGCAAGGCATCGACGCACTCGTATCGATTGATTCTCACCGATTTGGAGATGCCCAAGCTGAACGGTTATGAAGTCATCCAGGCTTTGCGGAGTCGTCCTCAGACTCAAAAGACGCCCATTATTGTCATGACAACTCGAGCTGGGGATAAACACCGGCAAATGGCCATCAGCATCGGTGCCAGCTCTTATATTGCCAAACCTGTTGAAGAGCGGGCACTCATTCAGGAAATCGAGCGTTGGATTGGCCGAGAATCCGCTGTCCGCAGCGTGTAG
- a CDS encoding DUF3365 domain-containing protein: MRKLVVGLIGIGMVGLSFVWASSATAGDEAETAELLITLLKSGRAVVSENQGLINDPSKGNKGFTDDFFAQQAMEKFKAKTKIDLAKANNLPQGPLLKALLDSGKEVVAEAQMVINKQGIAFKGFLPAVFGRKTGEKFYQKTGVKLRLTGLDYRNPGNKPDDFEQEVLRMFADPRHPKGQQYVKTTMLAGKPVLRVMDPEYAGATCLSCHGSPKGERDITGMKKEGWKEGDLAGAISLTLPIK; encoded by the coding sequence ATGCGAAAACTCGTGGTGGGGCTGATAGGCATAGGAATGGTAGGGCTTTCGTTTGTGTGGGCGTCGTCGGCGACAGCTGGAGATGAGGCAGAAACCGCCGAACTGTTGATTACATTGTTGAAATCGGGACGCGCAGTCGTATCTGAGAATCAAGGACTGATCAACGATCCTTCCAAAGGCAATAAAGGGTTCACCGACGATTTCTTTGCGCAACAAGCCATGGAGAAATTCAAAGCTAAAACCAAAATTGATCTGGCTAAAGCGAATAATCTCCCGCAAGGCCCGCTGCTGAAGGCTCTTCTCGATTCGGGAAAAGAAGTTGTTGCAGAAGCGCAAATGGTAATCAACAAGCAGGGCATCGCATTCAAGGGATTCCTTCCGGCGGTCTTTGGCAGAAAAACCGGGGAGAAGTTTTATCAGAAAACCGGTGTGAAACTGAGACTTACCGGGTTGGACTATCGGAACCCGGGCAACAAGCCGGATGACTTTGAACAGGAAGTCCTCCGGATGTTTGCTGACCCTCGTCATCCGAAAGGCCAACAATATGTGAAGACCACAATGCTGGCCGGGAAACCTGTTTTGCGCGTGATGGATCCGGAATATGCAGGAGCCACCTGCCTATCGTGTCACGGATCGCCCAAAGGGGAGCGCGACATCACAGGTATGAAGAAGGAAGGGTGGAAGGAAGGGGATCTGGCGGGAGCGATCAGTCTGACGCTTCCGATCAAATAA
- a CDS encoding chemotaxis protein CheW — translation MDHQQELTAQRLLETDHQPTGRNASRMCLISLGGELFAMDLGHVSEVFEVDSITPVPGAPPSLVGVANLRGTVIPLADLRPSLGLSATDSSLKYAVVVRHGNQQIGILVDTVPEIRTVRQDEFLAAPAQGSANAQPLVSALLRVEERMGGVMEVPRLLTTVGLG, via the coding sequence ATGGACCATCAACAGGAACTCACAGCGCAGCGGTTGTTAGAGACGGACCACCAACCGACGGGAAGGAACGCCTCCCGTATGTGCCTCATCAGCCTGGGTGGTGAATTGTTCGCGATGGACCTCGGCCACGTGAGTGAGGTTTTTGAAGTCGACTCGATCACGCCGGTTCCCGGAGCCCCACCATCACTCGTTGGTGTCGCCAATCTTCGAGGAACGGTCATTCCGTTGGCCGATCTACGTCCCTCGTTGGGACTGTCGGCAACGGATTCGTCGCTCAAGTACGCCGTGGTCGTGCGACATGGGAATCAACAGATCGGTATTCTCGTGGACACAGTACCTGAGATCAGGACAGTCCGACAGGATGAATTTCTTGCTGCACCGGCGCAAGGATCTGCGAACGCGCAACCATTGGTCTCCGCTCTGTTGCGTGTCGAAGAGCGAATGGGTGGGGTGATGGAAGTCCCACGCTTATTGACCACAGTGGGGTTGGGGTAA
- a CDS encoding response regulator, which yields MSKILVVDDSYAELQMIEGYLKGASHTVVSFPNTEKLEDKVVAEKPDLIVMDVVMPGRNGFQACRDLKNDDRTKNVPIVLCTSKGNESDKFWGQQQGANGYVTKPFKAEDLLAAVKRALG from the coding sequence ATGAGCAAGATTCTAGTCGTCGACGATTCATATGCAGAATTGCAGATGATCGAGGGCTATCTGAAAGGAGCGAGCCACACAGTCGTTTCCTTTCCCAATACGGAGAAACTCGAGGATAAGGTCGTTGCTGAAAAGCCTGACCTGATCGTCATGGATGTTGTGATGCCGGGACGCAATGGTTTTCAGGCCTGTCGTGATCTTAAGAATGACGATCGAACAAAAAACGTACCGATCGTGCTATGTACGTCCAAGGGCAACGAAAGCGATAAGTTCTGGGGACAACAGCAAGGGGCGAACGGTTATGTGACAAAACCCTTTAAGGCAGAAGATTTGCTTGCCGCAGTCAAGCGCGCCTTAGGCTGA
- a CDS encoding methyl-accepting chemotaxis protein: MAKADSRIESKGSHFKGRFYNLNTRTKLISSFGVVSLIILVMSSVGVLTLRQLSSQSQTVYTDYTVMLAEFADMGTALTTHHQVLTSMATITRQADFAAEVARLPQYRTKAKKVLADYEATEFRVSRSGRDEAKDYALLKSALQQYFQEADGALSAMADSFDKSLTAEQAENMRGLGVLALTVNLQPTFDKTVKYHSQQILDMQDVAKDLNDDAQKVSENGTLILIGGGFIAVVLGLGIGYWMAGFFSKGLTHIAQVASQAAAGNYQARAKVSTKDELGQMATSFNAMLDRITALVTSEEERDLMQKRLMNFLVLVSDVGKGDLTKRGEVTADMFGNLADGFNLMIQRFGQLLKQVREAAERVNKSAGTLRESAGQMAGTAKHQADESVKTLGAVEQLATSMRQVAETAGASSESAKQVLQATERGRVAVQETVQDMQSIRAAVQRMSKQVKALGDRSLEISQIVSTIRDIANQTNLLALNAAIEAAGAGEAGARFAVVADQVRKLAESSTQATREIADLVKVIQTETQDAVVAMEHETQAVEAGSASALRTGDVFNEISTIAQRSSELAQIIASSAANQTASTDQVGRSIKDFTGGAVATQKATDAARVTVEDMAKLAEGLTSSVSQFKLA; encoded by the coding sequence ATGGCTAAGGCAGATTCTAGGATCGAGTCCAAGGGATCACACTTCAAGGGGAGATTTTATAATCTCAATACCAGGACGAAGCTGATTTCAAGCTTCGGTGTTGTCAGTCTCATCATCCTCGTCATGTCGAGCGTCGGTGTGTTGACGCTTCGTCAGTTGAGCTCTCAGTCACAAACGGTCTACACGGACTATACGGTCATGCTGGCAGAATTCGCTGATATGGGGACCGCACTGACGACCCATCACCAAGTTTTAACCAGCATGGCCACCATCACGCGGCAAGCGGACTTCGCCGCCGAGGTTGCTAGATTACCGCAGTATCGGACGAAAGCGAAAAAGGTTCTTGCCGACTACGAAGCCACTGAGTTTCGAGTCTCTCGTTCGGGTCGCGACGAAGCAAAGGACTATGCGCTTCTCAAGTCGGCCCTGCAACAGTACTTTCAGGAGGCTGATGGCGCCTTGAGCGCCATGGCCGACAGCTTCGACAAATCACTGACCGCGGAACAGGCTGAAAACATGCGAGGTCTCGGTGTCTTGGCGTTAACAGTGAATTTGCAACCGACATTCGACAAGACCGTTAAGTATCATAGTCAACAGATCTTGGATATGCAGGATGTCGCCAAAGATCTGAACGACGATGCACAAAAGGTTTCTGAGAATGGAACGCTCATTCTTATTGGTGGCGGGTTCATCGCCGTTGTACTCGGACTCGGCATCGGTTATTGGATGGCAGGCTTCTTTTCAAAAGGCCTGACACACATTGCTCAAGTTGCATCGCAGGCCGCTGCGGGCAACTATCAGGCCCGTGCCAAGGTTTCTACAAAAGACGAACTCGGTCAGATGGCTACTTCGTTCAATGCCATGTTGGATCGTATTACCGCGCTTGTGACATCGGAAGAAGAGCGCGACCTGATGCAAAAGCGTCTCATGAATTTCTTGGTTTTGGTGTCGGATGTCGGTAAGGGCGACTTGACGAAGCGCGGCGAGGTGACGGCTGATATGTTCGGGAACTTGGCAGACGGATTCAACCTCATGATTCAGCGGTTCGGCCAACTGCTAAAACAAGTTCGAGAGGCTGCGGAAAGGGTCAATAAATCAGCCGGGACATTGAGAGAAAGCGCGGGTCAGATGGCTGGTACAGCAAAACATCAGGCCGATGAATCGGTCAAGACGCTGGGCGCGGTCGAGCAACTCGCGACGTCGATGCGTCAGGTCGCGGAAACAGCCGGCGCATCCTCAGAATCAGCCAAGCAAGTGTTGCAAGCCACCGAGCGCGGTCGCGTGGCCGTGCAAGAAACTGTGCAAGACATGCAGAGCATCCGGGCCGCGGTGCAACGGATGTCTAAACAGGTCAAGGCACTCGGCGATCGGTCGTTGGAAATTTCGCAAATCGTGTCGACGATTCGTGACATCGCCAATCAAACGAACCTGCTCGCGCTGAACGCCGCCATTGAGGCGGCCGGCGCAGGTGAAGCCGGGGCACGATTCGCGGTCGTCGCCGATCAGGTCAGAAAACTGGCTGAAAGCTCAACGCAGGCGACACGTGAAATCGCCGATCTTGTGAAAGTCATCCAAACCGAGACCCAGGATGCGGTCGTAGCGATGGAACATGAAACACAGGCCGTGGAAGCTGGGTCGGCCTCGGCACTCCGTACGGGCGACGTGTTTAACGAAATTTCAACAATCGCACAGCGATCTTCCGAGCTGGCCCAAATCATTGCGAGTTCCGCTGCGAACCAGACGGCATCGACAGACCAAGTGGGCCGCTCGATTAAGGATTTCACCGGCGGCGCAGTTGCCACACAGAAAGCAACGGATGCTGCCCGAGTGACCGTCGAAGACATGGCCAAGCTTGCGGAAGGTCTAACGTCATCGGTGTCGCAGTTCAAACTGGCCTAG